In Acropora muricata isolate sample 2 chromosome 11, ASM3666990v1, whole genome shotgun sequence, one DNA window encodes the following:
- the LOC136890215 gene encoding uncharacterized protein isoform X5 — MIGTKTNLGYLDYWMTSVSSLSSQGKDHKVHPASPSTVLPETPVFVVCTHADKPCGGKNPRDLALKVYGELSKKRYKARLYGPFEVDNTKSSQKPECPGVSRLREKIREVAKELPQMKEFIPIKWLKFEKIFRIFLGKGHKWITIEEAKQIAYDFCQIHDDAEFKAALDFLHDQKILLHFDHTDELNRFVFLDLQWLVDVMKKVITVKSHDDDEETALMDLWYQLEEKGILDETLLKHLWGPLIGEHAVFESLVGILENFSLVCSWPESDDLKRYLVPSMLRSHPPQEITQLIASANLPSLFIKFTPGQVPWHLFPRLVTQFLLWGKGDFWSSRNPQLYQNFARLYTAKDDKCSVVLLCHSSLIEVVVHGDSDSFEVCCCAQSVFGQLILILELIRKESFWLESMRYQAGVICTVCSRERKVNFCHTHKENDCKREECLHFIPESELRSADESITCTRATAERNTKVFIKDFSAWLGSCQKKTPDVVDERLAVVSSGRDTSAVERNEKASSEDRAVDASAVERNEKASSEDGAVDASAVERNEKASSEDRAVDASRVDRNKKASGEDRAATGSKFKAGGETVYVDLSGSLPGKVSSPEDAHDEVKAGGDTNPLVAPNSTSGGCCCSMGCSLL, encoded by the exons ATGATTGGAACAAAAACTAACCTTGGCTATCTAGACTACTGGATGACTTCAGTTTCTTCACTATCCAGTCAAGGTAAAGATCATAAAGTGCACCCAGCTTCCCCCTCAACAGTTCTTCCCGAAACACCTGTTTTCGTAGTATGTACGCATGCGGATAAGCCTTGTGGTGGGAAAAATCCTAGAGATCTGGCCCTTAAAGTGTACGGTGAGTTGTCTAAAAAGCGTTACAAAGCACGCCTGTATGGTCCATTTGAAGTCGACAATACTAAATCAAGCCAGAAACCGGAGTGTCCAGGAGTATCACGCTTACGAGAGAAAATTCGAGAAGTTGCCAAGGAGCTACCACAAATGAAGGAATTTATTCCTATCAAGTGGTTGAAGTTTGAGAAAATATTTCGAATCTTTCTGGGTAAGGGGCATAAATGGATTACTATTGAGGAGGCAAAGCAGATCGCATATGATTTCTGCCAAATCCACGACGATGCAGAATTTAAAGCAGCGCTTGACTTTTTGCACGATCAGAAAATTTTGCTACATTTTGATCACACTGATGAATTGAACAGATTTGTTTTCTTGGATCTCCAATGGTTAGTTGACGTTATGAAGAAAGTTATTACTGTTAAAagtcatgatgatgatgaagaaacGGCTTTGATGGACTTGTGGTACCAGCTGGAGGAAAAAGGAATCCTTGATGAGACACTCCTGAAGCATTTGTGGGGCCCGTTAATTGGAGAGCATGCTGTTTTTGAAAGCCTTGTGGGAATCTTGGAGAATTTCAGTTTGGTGTGCTCTTGGCCTGAATCAGATGATTTAAAGAGGTATTTGGTACCATCCATGTTGAGGTCGCATCCACCACAGGAGATCACCCAGTTGATTGCCTCTGCAAATCTCCCATCTCTTTTTATCAAGTTTACACCTGGGCAAGTTCCGTGGCACTTGTTTCCTCGGCTTGTGActcagtttcttttgtggggCAAAGGTGATTTTTGGAGCTCACGGAACCCTCAGTTGTATCAGAATTTTGCCCGACTGTACACTGCGAAGGACGACAAGTGCTCTGTTGTTCTCTTGTGTCATTCTTCCCTCATTGAAGTTGTCGTTCATGGGGATAGTGATTCTTTTGAGGTGTGTTGCTGTGCGCAGTCAGTTTTTGGACAGCTCATTTTGATACTTGAACTTATACGCAAAGAGTCCTTTTGGTTGGAGAGTATGAGATATCAAGCAGGGGTAATTTGTACGGTTTGCTCCCGTGAAAGGAAGGTAAATTTTTGCCACACTCACAAAGAGAATGATTGTAAGCGAGAGGAATGTCTTCATTTCATACCTGAATCTGAGTTACGCAGTGCCGATGAGTCCATCACTTGCACCAGGGCAACAGCTGAAAGGAATACAAAGGTTTTCATCAAGGATTTTTCAGCATGGCTTGGTTCGTGTCAAAAG AAAACACCTGATGTGGTTGACGAGAGACTTGCCGTGGTATCCTCAGGTAGAG ATACTTCTGCTGTGGAGAGGAATGAAAAAGCGTCAAGTGAGGACAGAGCAG TAGATGCTTCTGCTGTGGAGAGGAATGAAAAAGCGTCAAGTGAGGACGGAGCAG TAGATGCTTCTGCTGTGGAGAGGAATGAAAAAGCGTCAAGTGAGGACAGAGCAG TAGATGCTTCTCGTGTGGACAGGAATAAAAAAGCGTCAGGTGAGGACAGAGCAG
- the LOC136890215 gene encoding uncharacterized protein isoform X15 has protein sequence MIGTKTNLGYLDYWMTSVSSLSSQGKDHKVHPASPSTVLPETPVFVVCTHADKPCGGKNPRDLALKVYGELSKKRYKARLYGPFEVDNTKSSQKPECPGVSRLREKIREVAKELPQMKEFIPIKWLKFEKIFRIFLGKGHKWITIEEAKQIAYDFCQIHDDAEFKAALDFLHDQKILLHFDHTDELNRFVFLDLQWLVDVMKKVITVKSHDDDEETALMDLWYQLEEKGILDETLLKHLWGPLIGEHAVFESLVGILENFSLVCSWPESDDLKRYLVPSMLRSHPPQEITQLIASANLPSLFIKFTPGQVPWHLFPRLVTQFLLWGKGDFWSSRNPQLYQNFARLYTAKDDKCSVVLLCHSSLIEVVVHGDSDSFEVCCCAQSVFGQLILILELIRKESFWLESMRYQAGVICTVCSRERKVNFCHTHKENDCKREECLHFIPESELRSADESITCTRATAERNTKVFIKDFSAWLGSCQKKTPDVVDERLAVVSSGRVDTSAVERNEKASSEDRAVDASAVERNEKASSEDGADASAVERNEKASSEDRAVDASRVDRNKKASATGSKFKAGGETVYVDLSGSLPGKVSSPEDAHDEVKAGGDTNPLVAPNSTSGGCCCSMGCSLL, from the exons ATGATTGGAACAAAAACTAACCTTGGCTATCTAGACTACTGGATGACTTCAGTTTCTTCACTATCCAGTCAAGGTAAAGATCATAAAGTGCACCCAGCTTCCCCCTCAACAGTTCTTCCCGAAACACCTGTTTTCGTAGTATGTACGCATGCGGATAAGCCTTGTGGTGGGAAAAATCCTAGAGATCTGGCCCTTAAAGTGTACGGTGAGTTGTCTAAAAAGCGTTACAAAGCACGCCTGTATGGTCCATTTGAAGTCGACAATACTAAATCAAGCCAGAAACCGGAGTGTCCAGGAGTATCACGCTTACGAGAGAAAATTCGAGAAGTTGCCAAGGAGCTACCACAAATGAAGGAATTTATTCCTATCAAGTGGTTGAAGTTTGAGAAAATATTTCGAATCTTTCTGGGTAAGGGGCATAAATGGATTACTATTGAGGAGGCAAAGCAGATCGCATATGATTTCTGCCAAATCCACGACGATGCAGAATTTAAAGCAGCGCTTGACTTTTTGCACGATCAGAAAATTTTGCTACATTTTGATCACACTGATGAATTGAACAGATTTGTTTTCTTGGATCTCCAATGGTTAGTTGACGTTATGAAGAAAGTTATTACTGTTAAAagtcatgatgatgatgaagaaacGGCTTTGATGGACTTGTGGTACCAGCTGGAGGAAAAAGGAATCCTTGATGAGACACTCCTGAAGCATTTGTGGGGCCCGTTAATTGGAGAGCATGCTGTTTTTGAAAGCCTTGTGGGAATCTTGGAGAATTTCAGTTTGGTGTGCTCTTGGCCTGAATCAGATGATTTAAAGAGGTATTTGGTACCATCCATGTTGAGGTCGCATCCACCACAGGAGATCACCCAGTTGATTGCCTCTGCAAATCTCCCATCTCTTTTTATCAAGTTTACACCTGGGCAAGTTCCGTGGCACTTGTTTCCTCGGCTTGTGActcagtttcttttgtggggCAAAGGTGATTTTTGGAGCTCACGGAACCCTCAGTTGTATCAGAATTTTGCCCGACTGTACACTGCGAAGGACGACAAGTGCTCTGTTGTTCTCTTGTGTCATTCTTCCCTCATTGAAGTTGTCGTTCATGGGGATAGTGATTCTTTTGAGGTGTGTTGCTGTGCGCAGTCAGTTTTTGGACAGCTCATTTTGATACTTGAACTTATACGCAAAGAGTCCTTTTGGTTGGAGAGTATGAGATATCAAGCAGGGGTAATTTGTACGGTTTGCTCCCGTGAAAGGAAGGTAAATTTTTGCCACACTCACAAAGAGAATGATTGTAAGCGAGAGGAATGTCTTCATTTCATACCTGAATCTGAGTTACGCAGTGCCGATGAGTCCATCACTTGCACCAGGGCAACAGCTGAAAGGAATACAAAGGTTTTCATCAAGGATTTTTCAGCATGGCTTGGTTCGTGTCAAAAG AAAACACCTGATGTGGTTGACGAGAGACTTGCCGTGGTATCCTCAGGTAGAG TAGATACTTCTGCTGTGGAGAGGAATGAAAAAGCGTCAAGTGAGGACAGAGCAG TAGATGCTTCTGCTGTGGAGAGGAATGAAAAAGCGTCAAGTGAGGACGGAGCAG ATGCTTCTGCTGTGGAGAGGAATGAAAAAGCGTCAAGTGAGGACAGAGCAG TAGATGCTTCTCGTGTGGACAGGAATAAAAAAGCGTCAG
- the LOC136890215 gene encoding uncharacterized protein isoform X3 — protein sequence MIGTKTNLGYLDYWMTSVSSLSSQGKDHKVHPASPSTVLPETPVFVVCTHADKPCGGKNPRDLALKVYGELSKKRYKARLYGPFEVDNTKSSQKPECPGVSRLREKIREVAKELPQMKEFIPIKWLKFEKIFRIFLGKGHKWITIEEAKQIAYDFCQIHDDAEFKAALDFLHDQKILLHFDHTDELNRFVFLDLQWLVDVMKKVITVKSHDDDEETALMDLWYQLEEKGILDETLLKHLWGPLIGEHAVFESLVGILENFSLVCSWPESDDLKRYLVPSMLRSHPPQEITQLIASANLPSLFIKFTPGQVPWHLFPRLVTQFLLWGKGDFWSSRNPQLYQNFARLYTAKDDKCSVVLLCHSSLIEVVVHGDSDSFEVCCCAQSVFGQLILILELIRKESFWLESMRYQAGVICTVCSRERKVNFCHTHKENDCKREECLHFIPESELRSADESITCTRATAERNTKVFIKDFSAWLGSCQKKTPDVVDERLAVVSSGRVDTSAVERNEKASSEDRAVDASAVERNEKASSEDGAVDASAVERNEKASSEDRADASRVDRNKKASGEDRAATGSKFKAGGETVYVDLSGSLPGKVSSPEDAHDEVKAGGDTNPLVAPNSTSGGCCCSMGCSLL from the exons ATGATTGGAACAAAAACTAACCTTGGCTATCTAGACTACTGGATGACTTCAGTTTCTTCACTATCCAGTCAAGGTAAAGATCATAAAGTGCACCCAGCTTCCCCCTCAACAGTTCTTCCCGAAACACCTGTTTTCGTAGTATGTACGCATGCGGATAAGCCTTGTGGTGGGAAAAATCCTAGAGATCTGGCCCTTAAAGTGTACGGTGAGTTGTCTAAAAAGCGTTACAAAGCACGCCTGTATGGTCCATTTGAAGTCGACAATACTAAATCAAGCCAGAAACCGGAGTGTCCAGGAGTATCACGCTTACGAGAGAAAATTCGAGAAGTTGCCAAGGAGCTACCACAAATGAAGGAATTTATTCCTATCAAGTGGTTGAAGTTTGAGAAAATATTTCGAATCTTTCTGGGTAAGGGGCATAAATGGATTACTATTGAGGAGGCAAAGCAGATCGCATATGATTTCTGCCAAATCCACGACGATGCAGAATTTAAAGCAGCGCTTGACTTTTTGCACGATCAGAAAATTTTGCTACATTTTGATCACACTGATGAATTGAACAGATTTGTTTTCTTGGATCTCCAATGGTTAGTTGACGTTATGAAGAAAGTTATTACTGTTAAAagtcatgatgatgatgaagaaacGGCTTTGATGGACTTGTGGTACCAGCTGGAGGAAAAAGGAATCCTTGATGAGACACTCCTGAAGCATTTGTGGGGCCCGTTAATTGGAGAGCATGCTGTTTTTGAAAGCCTTGTGGGAATCTTGGAGAATTTCAGTTTGGTGTGCTCTTGGCCTGAATCAGATGATTTAAAGAGGTATTTGGTACCATCCATGTTGAGGTCGCATCCACCACAGGAGATCACCCAGTTGATTGCCTCTGCAAATCTCCCATCTCTTTTTATCAAGTTTACACCTGGGCAAGTTCCGTGGCACTTGTTTCCTCGGCTTGTGActcagtttcttttgtggggCAAAGGTGATTTTTGGAGCTCACGGAACCCTCAGTTGTATCAGAATTTTGCCCGACTGTACACTGCGAAGGACGACAAGTGCTCTGTTGTTCTCTTGTGTCATTCTTCCCTCATTGAAGTTGTCGTTCATGGGGATAGTGATTCTTTTGAGGTGTGTTGCTGTGCGCAGTCAGTTTTTGGACAGCTCATTTTGATACTTGAACTTATACGCAAAGAGTCCTTTTGGTTGGAGAGTATGAGATATCAAGCAGGGGTAATTTGTACGGTTTGCTCCCGTGAAAGGAAGGTAAATTTTTGCCACACTCACAAAGAGAATGATTGTAAGCGAGAGGAATGTCTTCATTTCATACCTGAATCTGAGTTACGCAGTGCCGATGAGTCCATCACTTGCACCAGGGCAACAGCTGAAAGGAATACAAAGGTTTTCATCAAGGATTTTTCAGCATGGCTTGGTTCGTGTCAAAAG AAAACACCTGATGTGGTTGACGAGAGACTTGCCGTGGTATCCTCAGGTAGAG TAGATACTTCTGCTGTGGAGAGGAATGAAAAAGCGTCAAGTGAGGACAGAGCAG TAGATGCTTCTGCTGTGGAGAGGAATGAAAAAGCGTCAAGTGAGGACGGAGCAG TAGATGCTTCTGCTGTGGAGAGGAATGAAAAAGCGTCAAGTGAGGACAGAGCAG ATGCTTCTCGTGTGGACAGGAATAAAAAAGCGTCAGGTGAGGACAGAGCAG
- the LOC136890215 gene encoding uncharacterized protein isoform X13 codes for MIGTKTNLGYLDYWMTSVSSLSSQGKDHKVHPASPSTVLPETPVFVVCTHADKPCGGKNPRDLALKVYGELSKKRYKARLYGPFEVDNTKSSQKPECPGVSRLREKIREVAKELPQMKEFIPIKWLKFEKIFRIFLGKGHKWITIEEAKQIAYDFCQIHDDAEFKAALDFLHDQKILLHFDHTDELNRFVFLDLQWLVDVMKKVITVKSHDDDEETALMDLWYQLEEKGILDETLLKHLWGPLIGEHAVFESLVGILENFSLVCSWPESDDLKRYLVPSMLRSHPPQEITQLIASANLPSLFIKFTPGQVPWHLFPRLVTQFLLWGKGDFWSSRNPQLYQNFARLYTAKDDKCSVVLLCHSSLIEVVVHGDSDSFEVCCCAQSVFGQLILILELIRKESFWLESMRYQAGVICTVCSRERKVNFCHTHKENDCKREECLHFIPESELRSADESITCTRATAERNTKVFIKDFSAWLGSCQKKTPDVVDERLAVVSSGRVDTSAVERNEKASSEDRAVDASAVERNEKASSEDGAVDASAVERNEKASSEDRAVDASRVDRNKKASATGSKFKAGGETVYVDLSGSLPGKVSSPEDAHDEVKAGGDTNPLVAPNSTSGGCCCSMGCSLL; via the exons ATGATTGGAACAAAAACTAACCTTGGCTATCTAGACTACTGGATGACTTCAGTTTCTTCACTATCCAGTCAAGGTAAAGATCATAAAGTGCACCCAGCTTCCCCCTCAACAGTTCTTCCCGAAACACCTGTTTTCGTAGTATGTACGCATGCGGATAAGCCTTGTGGTGGGAAAAATCCTAGAGATCTGGCCCTTAAAGTGTACGGTGAGTTGTCTAAAAAGCGTTACAAAGCACGCCTGTATGGTCCATTTGAAGTCGACAATACTAAATCAAGCCAGAAACCGGAGTGTCCAGGAGTATCACGCTTACGAGAGAAAATTCGAGAAGTTGCCAAGGAGCTACCACAAATGAAGGAATTTATTCCTATCAAGTGGTTGAAGTTTGAGAAAATATTTCGAATCTTTCTGGGTAAGGGGCATAAATGGATTACTATTGAGGAGGCAAAGCAGATCGCATATGATTTCTGCCAAATCCACGACGATGCAGAATTTAAAGCAGCGCTTGACTTTTTGCACGATCAGAAAATTTTGCTACATTTTGATCACACTGATGAATTGAACAGATTTGTTTTCTTGGATCTCCAATGGTTAGTTGACGTTATGAAGAAAGTTATTACTGTTAAAagtcatgatgatgatgaagaaacGGCTTTGATGGACTTGTGGTACCAGCTGGAGGAAAAAGGAATCCTTGATGAGACACTCCTGAAGCATTTGTGGGGCCCGTTAATTGGAGAGCATGCTGTTTTTGAAAGCCTTGTGGGAATCTTGGAGAATTTCAGTTTGGTGTGCTCTTGGCCTGAATCAGATGATTTAAAGAGGTATTTGGTACCATCCATGTTGAGGTCGCATCCACCACAGGAGATCACCCAGTTGATTGCCTCTGCAAATCTCCCATCTCTTTTTATCAAGTTTACACCTGGGCAAGTTCCGTGGCACTTGTTTCCTCGGCTTGTGActcagtttcttttgtggggCAAAGGTGATTTTTGGAGCTCACGGAACCCTCAGTTGTATCAGAATTTTGCCCGACTGTACACTGCGAAGGACGACAAGTGCTCTGTTGTTCTCTTGTGTCATTCTTCCCTCATTGAAGTTGTCGTTCATGGGGATAGTGATTCTTTTGAGGTGTGTTGCTGTGCGCAGTCAGTTTTTGGACAGCTCATTTTGATACTTGAACTTATACGCAAAGAGTCCTTTTGGTTGGAGAGTATGAGATATCAAGCAGGGGTAATTTGTACGGTTTGCTCCCGTGAAAGGAAGGTAAATTTTTGCCACACTCACAAAGAGAATGATTGTAAGCGAGAGGAATGTCTTCATTTCATACCTGAATCTGAGTTACGCAGTGCCGATGAGTCCATCACTTGCACCAGGGCAACAGCTGAAAGGAATACAAAGGTTTTCATCAAGGATTTTTCAGCATGGCTTGGTTCGTGTCAAAAG AAAACACCTGATGTGGTTGACGAGAGACTTGCCGTGGTATCCTCAGGTAGAG TAGATACTTCTGCTGTGGAGAGGAATGAAAAAGCGTCAAGTGAGGACAGAGCAG TAGATGCTTCTGCTGTGGAGAGGAATGAAAAAGCGTCAAGTGAGGACGGAGCAG TAGATGCTTCTGCTGTGGAGAGGAATGAAAAAGCGTCAAGTGAGGACAGAGCAG TAGATGCTTCTCGTGTGGACAGGAATAAAAAAGCGTCAG
- the LOC136890215 gene encoding uncharacterized protein isoform X8, whose translation MIGTKTNLGYLDYWMTSVSSLSSQGKDHKVHPASPSTVLPETPVFVVCTHADKPCGGKNPRDLALKVYGELSKKRYKARLYGPFEVDNTKSSQKPECPGVSRLREKIREVAKELPQMKEFIPIKWLKFEKIFRIFLGKGHKWITIEEAKQIAYDFCQIHDDAEFKAALDFLHDQKILLHFDHTDELNRFVFLDLQWLVDVMKKVITVKSHDDDEETALMDLWYQLEEKGILDETLLKHLWGPLIGEHAVFESLVGILENFSLVCSWPESDDLKRYLVPSMLRSHPPQEITQLIASANLPSLFIKFTPGQVPWHLFPRLVTQFLLWGKGDFWSSRNPQLYQNFARLYTAKDDKCSVVLLCHSSLIEVVVHGDSDSFEVCCCAQSVFGQLILILELIRKESFWLESMRYQAGVICTVCSRERKVNFCHTHKENDCKREECLHFIPESELRSADESITCTRATAERNTKVFIKDFSAWLGSCQKKTPDVVDERLAVVSSVDTSAVERNEKASSEDRAVDASAVERNEKASSEDGAVDASAVERNEKASSEDRAVDASRVDRNKKASGEDRAATGSKFKAGGETVYVDLSGSLPGKVSSPEDAHDEVKAGGDTNPLVAPNSTSGGCCCSMGCSLL comes from the exons ATGATTGGAACAAAAACTAACCTTGGCTATCTAGACTACTGGATGACTTCAGTTTCTTCACTATCCAGTCAAGGTAAAGATCATAAAGTGCACCCAGCTTCCCCCTCAACAGTTCTTCCCGAAACACCTGTTTTCGTAGTATGTACGCATGCGGATAAGCCTTGTGGTGGGAAAAATCCTAGAGATCTGGCCCTTAAAGTGTACGGTGAGTTGTCTAAAAAGCGTTACAAAGCACGCCTGTATGGTCCATTTGAAGTCGACAATACTAAATCAAGCCAGAAACCGGAGTGTCCAGGAGTATCACGCTTACGAGAGAAAATTCGAGAAGTTGCCAAGGAGCTACCACAAATGAAGGAATTTATTCCTATCAAGTGGTTGAAGTTTGAGAAAATATTTCGAATCTTTCTGGGTAAGGGGCATAAATGGATTACTATTGAGGAGGCAAAGCAGATCGCATATGATTTCTGCCAAATCCACGACGATGCAGAATTTAAAGCAGCGCTTGACTTTTTGCACGATCAGAAAATTTTGCTACATTTTGATCACACTGATGAATTGAACAGATTTGTTTTCTTGGATCTCCAATGGTTAGTTGACGTTATGAAGAAAGTTATTACTGTTAAAagtcatgatgatgatgaagaaacGGCTTTGATGGACTTGTGGTACCAGCTGGAGGAAAAAGGAATCCTTGATGAGACACTCCTGAAGCATTTGTGGGGCCCGTTAATTGGAGAGCATGCTGTTTTTGAAAGCCTTGTGGGAATCTTGGAGAATTTCAGTTTGGTGTGCTCTTGGCCTGAATCAGATGATTTAAAGAGGTATTTGGTACCATCCATGTTGAGGTCGCATCCACCACAGGAGATCACCCAGTTGATTGCCTCTGCAAATCTCCCATCTCTTTTTATCAAGTTTACACCTGGGCAAGTTCCGTGGCACTTGTTTCCTCGGCTTGTGActcagtttcttttgtggggCAAAGGTGATTTTTGGAGCTCACGGAACCCTCAGTTGTATCAGAATTTTGCCCGACTGTACACTGCGAAGGACGACAAGTGCTCTGTTGTTCTCTTGTGTCATTCTTCCCTCATTGAAGTTGTCGTTCATGGGGATAGTGATTCTTTTGAGGTGTGTTGCTGTGCGCAGTCAGTTTTTGGACAGCTCATTTTGATACTTGAACTTATACGCAAAGAGTCCTTTTGGTTGGAGAGTATGAGATATCAAGCAGGGGTAATTTGTACGGTTTGCTCCCGTGAAAGGAAGGTAAATTTTTGCCACACTCACAAAGAGAATGATTGTAAGCGAGAGGAATGTCTTCATTTCATACCTGAATCTGAGTTACGCAGTGCCGATGAGTCCATCACTTGCACCAGGGCAACAGCTGAAAGGAATACAAAGGTTTTCATCAAGGATTTTTCAGCATGGCTTGGTTCGTGTCAAAAG AAAACACCTGATGTGGTTGACGAGAGACTTGCCGTGGTATCCTCAG TAGATACTTCTGCTGTGGAGAGGAATGAAAAAGCGTCAAGTGAGGACAGAGCAG TAGATGCTTCTGCTGTGGAGAGGAATGAAAAAGCGTCAAGTGAGGACGGAGCAG TAGATGCTTCTGCTGTGGAGAGGAATGAAAAAGCGTCAAGTGAGGACAGAGCAG TAGATGCTTCTCGTGTGGACAGGAATAAAAAAGCGTCAGGTGAGGACAGAGCAG
- the LOC136890215 gene encoding uncharacterized protein isoform X16, whose translation MIGTKTNLGYLDYWMTSVSSLSSQGKDHKVHPASPSTVLPETPVFVVCTHADKPCGGKNPRDLALKVYGELSKKRYKARLYGPFEVDNTKSSQKPECPGVSRLREKIREVAKELPQMKEFIPIKWLKFEKIFRIFLGKGHKWITIEEAKQIAYDFCQIHDDAEFKAALDFLHDQKILLHFDHTDELNRFVFLDLQWLVDVMKKVITVKSHDDDEETALMDLWYQLEEKGILDETLLKHLWGPLIGEHAVFESLVGILENFSLVCSWPESDDLKRYLVPSMLRSHPPQEITQLIASANLPSLFIKFTPGQVPWHLFPRLVTQFLLWGKGDFWSSRNPQLYQNFARLYTAKDDKCSVVLLCHSSLIEVVVHGDSDSFEVCCCAQSVFGQLILILELIRKESFWLESMRYQAGVICTVCSRERKVNFCHTHKENDCKREECLHFIPESELRSADESITCTRATAERNTKVFIKDFSAWLGSCQKKTPDVVDERLAVVSSGRVDTSAVERNEKASSEDRAVDASAVERNEKASSEDGAVDASAVERNEKASSEDRADASRVDRNKKASATGSKFKAGGETVYVDLSGSLPGKVSSPEDAHDEVKAGGDTNPLVAPNSTSGGCCCSMGCSLL comes from the exons ATGATTGGAACAAAAACTAACCTTGGCTATCTAGACTACTGGATGACTTCAGTTTCTTCACTATCCAGTCAAGGTAAAGATCATAAAGTGCACCCAGCTTCCCCCTCAACAGTTCTTCCCGAAACACCTGTTTTCGTAGTATGTACGCATGCGGATAAGCCTTGTGGTGGGAAAAATCCTAGAGATCTGGCCCTTAAAGTGTACGGTGAGTTGTCTAAAAAGCGTTACAAAGCACGCCTGTATGGTCCATTTGAAGTCGACAATACTAAATCAAGCCAGAAACCGGAGTGTCCAGGAGTATCACGCTTACGAGAGAAAATTCGAGAAGTTGCCAAGGAGCTACCACAAATGAAGGAATTTATTCCTATCAAGTGGTTGAAGTTTGAGAAAATATTTCGAATCTTTCTGGGTAAGGGGCATAAATGGATTACTATTGAGGAGGCAAAGCAGATCGCATATGATTTCTGCCAAATCCACGACGATGCAGAATTTAAAGCAGCGCTTGACTTTTTGCACGATCAGAAAATTTTGCTACATTTTGATCACACTGATGAATTGAACAGATTTGTTTTCTTGGATCTCCAATGGTTAGTTGACGTTATGAAGAAAGTTATTACTGTTAAAagtcatgatgatgatgaagaaacGGCTTTGATGGACTTGTGGTACCAGCTGGAGGAAAAAGGAATCCTTGATGAGACACTCCTGAAGCATTTGTGGGGCCCGTTAATTGGAGAGCATGCTGTTTTTGAAAGCCTTGTGGGAATCTTGGAGAATTTCAGTTTGGTGTGCTCTTGGCCTGAATCAGATGATTTAAAGAGGTATTTGGTACCATCCATGTTGAGGTCGCATCCACCACAGGAGATCACCCAGTTGATTGCCTCTGCAAATCTCCCATCTCTTTTTATCAAGTTTACACCTGGGCAAGTTCCGTGGCACTTGTTTCCTCGGCTTGTGActcagtttcttttgtggggCAAAGGTGATTTTTGGAGCTCACGGAACCCTCAGTTGTATCAGAATTTTGCCCGACTGTACACTGCGAAGGACGACAAGTGCTCTGTTGTTCTCTTGTGTCATTCTTCCCTCATTGAAGTTGTCGTTCATGGGGATAGTGATTCTTTTGAGGTGTGTTGCTGTGCGCAGTCAGTTTTTGGACAGCTCATTTTGATACTTGAACTTATACGCAAAGAGTCCTTTTGGTTGGAGAGTATGAGATATCAAGCAGGGGTAATTTGTACGGTTTGCTCCCGTGAAAGGAAGGTAAATTTTTGCCACACTCACAAAGAGAATGATTGTAAGCGAGAGGAATGTCTTCATTTCATACCTGAATCTGAGTTACGCAGTGCCGATGAGTCCATCACTTGCACCAGGGCAACAGCTGAAAGGAATACAAAGGTTTTCATCAAGGATTTTTCAGCATGGCTTGGTTCGTGTCAAAAG AAAACACCTGATGTGGTTGACGAGAGACTTGCCGTGGTATCCTCAGGTAGAG TAGATACTTCTGCTGTGGAGAGGAATGAAAAAGCGTCAAGTGAGGACAGAGCAG TAGATGCTTCTGCTGTGGAGAGGAATGAAAAAGCGTCAAGTGAGGACGGAGCAG TAGATGCTTCTGCTGTGGAGAGGAATGAAAAAGCGTCAAGTGAGGACAGAGCAG ATGCTTCTCGTGTGGACAGGAATAAAAAAGCGTCAG